acatttgatacaaactcccgacttcagacgtggttgatataactcttaggattatattcccaagatttcagctttattggagaaaaattcattgtgtccataggggggttgaaaattggaggattttcaaattttttcccaacaaatatgcgaaaaatattactttctacctagaattaatcaaaatttcgcaaactatcataaagtacttccttgcaacaatcatttgtgaagctttcaaaacttttggctgatttatttgaccctaaatcagcaaaaaccaaacattttagtgtttgtatgcaccaatgcacaggaggcgaattgccagattaattcacacctttccaatctcaaacaataggaatgatggagtctccctctattcaaaacagagtgtgcttggcccgcaatagctggtaatggtaAAGGTCCTTCCAAGGACAATGAAGGGCATATGTTTCTCAAAGTCGGAGTCGAACCCCAACCGTAAATCCCACCATGGTGGTGATGTTAGAATTGCCCATGCTGCGCTGACATGCGATCAGTTGCACTTGGGACAAAAACACATTAGTTTTGCATCTTCTAAAGGGAAACTATGCCCTCCAAATACCTTACACTTTGTGAGGAACTTTAAGTTCCCTTTCATTTGGCAATGGTTTCAATTTGATTGGACTACAGCCCTTGAATTATTCAGGTGAATATTCTATGGGCACTTTACATTACAAAACAAAGCACTCCCTAAAAGATATAGCTAATGCCCAAGTGCACACACTGAATTTTTTTGCAAGATTCCCATCTTAATATGAAGAATAGAATAGATTCCCCAAGATGATGAAATTTCTACCAAAATAACACAGTAATCCATCAGGATTGCGTAAACTTGTTTTTCAGCTAATCCTGTTGTTTCCATTGTTAACATTCCTATTTTACCAGAACTGCAGATTCATGGGTAGTCTTTGCAATGTGTTATTTCCAGAAGACGTTGAAGGGTGCTGCAAGGTTTCACAGACATTTTAGTTAAGATGCATTCTCGTACAAAGTGTCATGTAAATGGCCTTAGCCAGAAAGATCCTGCTTGGACATGAACAGTCCCCTCCATTCTAGACTAGAGTATACCACTAAGCAAGCAACATATTAGTAATGTATTCCCCCTCTGAGTGAGAACATCTCAATTTCCTCAAGTCAATATTTGAGCTCTTGTGGCCGTATTGAAATTGTGTCCTTGCCTCCTTTTTCAACCTGCTATGTTTGATTTGGCTACAGTAATCAACTCTAAGGCGGCAATCTGCAGTTTTTACTGCTGTATAATTACACGGATAATTCTGTTGATGCGTGATGCAGCCAtttgaaaagaagtgttgaacaTGTAAATATTTAACAGTAGACTGGTCCCAGCCATCGTTAACAGTGGTGGGTCCAGAATCTTGGAAATGAGGAGGGGTCTGGGGGCTGGCCCCAGGGAAACACAAACTGGGaaattcaaatgcaaaatatgtgtttttgggTGAGTTGCCAGTCTTAAGTCTTAAATCAGCCATTATTCAATGCAGCATATGCTTTGAATCTAGGCTAAGGCAATGTTTGATCTGACTGTGGTGGCATCAGGATACACATCCTCATGGCTGTCTTAATGTTTTTGCGGCATCCTAGGAAGTCCTGTTGTTATGCCTCTACAACTCAGTAATAATCCCTGGGATCCATTGTTAAGGCCACTTCTGCTGGGTAACTGGCCCTGGGGCCTCATCCTATGGCACCATAGCTGGGTAACAGGCATTGGGGCTTCATCCTATGGCACAACAGCTGGGTAACAGGCATAAGAGCCTCATCCTATGGCACCACAGCTGGGTAACAGGCATTGGGGCCTCATCCTTTGGCACCATAGCTGGGTAACAGGCATTGGGACCTCATGTTATGCCACCACACGTTTATGAATTAGCGCAGGTCTTTTAAAATGAGTACATGTCAGTTTGCACTAGGTTTCTTGAATTGTCTCAGCATCACATCCATATTTACAATCACTGAAGTACTTGTTAGAACCATCTGTTCGAGCACACAAAATACATTCAATGTTGCATTCAGACAGTCATCATAAGACAGCACCAGTCTGCCCATTGAAAAgcactttttaaaaatgttttagatTTTAAACTAACCAATTCAGAAGGGGACTTCCGCAGCAATAAGCAGGTGCCGTGAATGTCATATGTTCTCAAGTTTAAGGAtgcattgaattttaaaatgcacTTAATGCTTGTTTGGTGCCACATCATTGATTTTCTAGTCTCAGTGCTGGGACTGGATGCCAATGGGCATTAATGAAGATCATACTGATGTTGCTCGAGCAAATGTGGGGTTTAATTGAAGGCTGTCTTGGTGAGAGTGCAACTTGATGTCTCAACAGAGTTAATATTCAGAGCTTAGTTTACTCGAGTTTGTTACTTCACTTCCAAGCTGCTGTTTTAGTAATGAAATAAGGGATTTTAGATAAATGTTTAAGTCACAAAGGCATTTAGAGAAGCAAAAAATGCTACAGTAAAAAAGGTGAAATCTCAAAAATAGCCTGGTAAAATAGACAGCAAGTAAAAACGCTACAGATAAAAAGTCTACGGTGAAAAAGATATAGGTCTTGGTAAAAGAGACAACAGGCTAATAGGCTATTATATGGTTAAAAGACTACAGGTTAAAAACAACTATTtataatatgtacatgtatcttatttAGCCCTGaaaccaaaatgaaattttcctgATCTGATCTTCTGAGGTTGCTTAGCTGAACATGCCCTCTCCAAGCTCAAGCAGTCCAGTTGTACCTCAATATCCTGGCCCGAGAGACGGAGATTGTGACATCACTGTATGTTCATCTTGATGACTTCGTAATGGACCTGTGATGTTTTCCTCAGAAAGATCTTTACATGGAATTACATGCCCTAAAAGTAACCATAACTATTCCCTCTGTGACATTGTGATACTGTCTCTGGCCAATAAGATGTTCATATAGATCACCATACGCTGGCGCAGTCAAAGAACATAGTgtgtatcatacatgcaatacacatgCAATGGACGCCAATATTGGCAGagataatatgcttgaatattatatctgctttggagaatgatggATCACCATCCCCGCAATTTACCAAAACAAATGAAACAGGCCACTCCTCTTCTTATAGCAACATGttccattttctttcagatactCTTGGGAAATACAGAGCAATCGCCTTTCCATTTGTGCCATGGTTTAGTTTGGTGGTTGTCATGTTTGTCTGCGATGATACAGTTACACCAGTGGAATTTGATTTCATGGTTGTCGTCATCTAAGAAACAAGTGAAATCTTTCCCTTATCTCTCTTTTTATCATCATTAAAAATCACAAATTTAATAAAATTAAATGGAAAAATCGGAAAATTGTAGCGGTTAAACCTTACCCCCttcatttttttacttttaattgtGTTTTTCTGTTGCTCTGGCCCTATCCGTCTTGTAATTGTTTATTAGTGAAAACTGTCATTCATTATTGTAGAAAGTTAGGTGATGTAAAGGTGATGAGCTCTTTTGGTGCAGCCTTAAAGTTTGGCCTATGCCGTTCAAGAAATTTACGAATTGCGTAAATCCGTACTAGATAGACAGATATACCATTACAAAGTTTtaacaaatttgtatgcataataaatgCAATGAGCTTATGAGCTTATAAACCACTACTAATTGTCAAATAATTTGACATGTTTGTATGAGGCATGTACTTGTGACAAAAAGCAATCAACGCCTGGCAAAAAGGAGTGAAAACTATTATATAGAAGCCAATTTATCTTGTAAtagccccctattgtcaaaatttggTACTTAGTGCTAGATAAGATGCTGTAGTATTGCATCCgcattcttagtctttatcaattcctgCTCTTACTTATTCGGGAACACATTCCAGCTAATTTGTCATTCAATATGATAGCTAACGTAATCACAACACTCCATGAATAGCggcaaaaactcattacttcaaagtgAAGCAATGAGTTTGATGGCGGCCACACATGTATATCAATTCACAAAAGGGAAAGATTGTAAAGAAATAATTTGATAGTTTAAAATAAAGCAACCTCATTTGCATGGGGTTCCttttgaaatcaacaaaatgatTTGAAGTTGTCCCTAAGTGCATCTGACGTGGAGTCACTTCTGATTAAACTGTTCAAGTGCACGCTGCCTTTGGGGATATTGGTATTCGCTCAAAGGGGAAGAGGATATCTCTGCCATAAACATTTATTCAAAGAACTAATCCATTTCAACATATGCAAATCAAGTTTCTTTGAGACTATTGCCAGTTCCAGGACTGTGCAAAAAACATATGATGATCTTGTCTTGATCTACAGCACTTTTTTTTTAGAGTCATAAAATGTCAACCATCTTGATCATCCTCTAGACAATGCTCGAGAGCAAATTTGAGGGCAAATTTTGACCTCCCAGATTACATTTCTAGCAAATCACACGTAGCGTCAAAGCAAAGATGATGGTATCCATCAGAAAATTCCCAGCTGACAATTTTTGAAAGTGTACTTCTTGTTATTCATGATGATCAGTCCTTGGATATCCGAATATGAGCTGAAATCACTTAACGTGATAAAATAATCTCATATCTTGTCTTTTCTACAGAAGTAAAACCTAGCAGCTATCGATGCCCAGCATGTCACTTCTTCAGAATGCTCATCTTTCGACATTTTGTCCAGTTTCCATTGGATCAGATATAAATCCTTATCAAATGCAGACTATAGTCACTGCTTGCTAAACGCCCCAAGGACCGACAAACGGATCTGTTCAGTATAATGAATCTCATAAAGCGTCTTTATATTACTGGAGAAACGGGGAAAATAGATTAGCTGGCATGGGAATCTGgttattttatgtccatattgGGCTGAATTAGACTTGATATGATTACACCATGTTGCAAGCAGACTATCGCCAATTTAGGACCTCGTTTACAATCATTTGCAAATATATGTATGATCACAATGAATTTCCTTGTCACCAGACAATGTGTTATTTATTTCTTGACAGGGCAACCTGCAGCTCCTTCTCTGATTGAAGATACTATTTAGCCAGTTTTAGGGCACCTGCACAAAAGATCTATTTtacgtgtaataggcctatatGAAATGAAGGCACCAAAACCGACTAAGTAGCATCTACACAGTATATTGATATTTGGAACATGCACTTTTACCAAGGTGTCAGGTCATTGGTTCAAACCCCATTCGGCCACAACTTTCTACTTCACGGGTCAAGCTCAAGTGAGCTCTTTCCTTAAAATTGATAGCTCAGAAAGCCTCTGTGGAGATCAATGACAGCGATGAttgttgtaaagcactttgGGCGAGTTTGGGCGCAATCTCGAGGCACACCCAAGTGGATTGGTAcaaaagcccagaaggctctgataaactcaaaactcaaaattcAAATCTCTACCTGGTTGGTTTGCAATATGTTTTCTCACTTGAAAAtgactgaatcaaatattgaagtTGAGGTTTGAATACTGAATGTTGAGGCTTGAATAGGCCTTTTGGGCTTTTCGTTTACCCTGTTCAATACTGGACCTTAGTTGCAATGTGGACTAGACCCTCAAAGGCTTGTGGGTGGGGCCAACTCAATAATAAATGATACATAAAccaatgaataaatgatacGTTACACTAATGAATGTAGCATAAGTGGGACTGTGTTTCCTCAAATGAGTGGTTTTGTAATATATTGCACACATTCAAACAATATAATATGTGGTAGTGCATATGGCAATGAGAAAGCAAAATATGTTTGCAAATGTAGCATATAGCTGCCATTAATATTTGgtaaaaatctttgaaactgaGCATGTCCTTCGAAGCTAGATACCAAGGTACCCCTCCTCGTTCATCCTGTGATCCTAAATGGAGTCCACTATATATTGAATAAGTAAAAACGAAATGGTCAAATCTGGATGAATGAATTGGCGGTCTTTCTTCTCTATATATACTGAAAATTTTATGTTTCTTTGATGTTCATGAGAGAGTGAATTGTATCTCTAGCGATAACACGACTTGAGCCTCAGTCAAGAGGCTATTGTGCCAGCTGCTCTGCAATAGTTCCTTCATGGACACTGCATGCTTGTGATGCTTATTTCCTTGCCTATCCCTTGACGATAGATAATCCATCACTGTGTTAGTATCGCTATTATGCACCACGGGGCACTGGACATTACGCCGCCGTTGTCTAGGTCCGCGCTGGTCATCGCCGGACTCCCAGATGGTCgcatccatcatcatcaccacttaGGTGGATGTTGTCATGGTTTTTCATGGCCCCTGGACCAAGGATTGTTCGTTTggtcacgtagactcgtttaCATGGTTCAGTCTCCTGATCACACTACAAAACAGGTGTTTATTTGGATGATGGGCCTACCCGACCGCCATTTACCAGTACAAGTTCAAATTTTGCCAAATTCCCATGATATATTTATACATACCCGTGCAAAGATCTTTTCATCAGATGCCACATTTACCAAGCTAGAATATCTGAATTCCGTTCTTCAATTCAGGCAAATAATCATGATAAATATACTGCAGAATATCATCGGACATACTTATAAAATAGGGGGATATCCAATTTGGGTAttcaaaaagggaaaaagttaAGGGTTTTTTTCTGGCACTGCGCCATCTCACCATCTGTCGTGGGTCAGTCAGTGGAACCAGACTAGGCTGCAAAACAGAGGGATAGCGAATACGGGATTCCAAAAGCGGAATCAATCATTGAAATTTCCGGACACCGATGCTATTTTGAAAATTATAGTCCTTTCATAGATTCCGCCAAAATAATTTTGGATTCCGCATGCGGCTCCAGATTCCACTTTTGCACACCTCTGTACTAGTTCCTAGTTGCCTTGTTTCAAATTTGGTCATATCCATTTGATTGAAAGTTTTATTATTGATCTTGATCACAGAACAAAACAGGTGTTTGGATGTGGGCAGATTGATCGGCTTACCCACGGCTACCACTCAGCTTGTGCTCTCCATTTACTAGTACAAGTTCAAATTCTGCTAAGTTTCTCTGTCGTTTTAAATTCTCAGTGTGGTTACAGTAATGAAGAGCAGTGCAGCTCTGATATACTTACTGTGATGTCTCAAGGGATTTGGCAAAAATTGAGAACTCAATGTGTAAAAAAGGTTAGCCCTGTGCCGGTATATCAGATGTCTGAGACTCGAACTTGGGATAAGTATTCTTTCCTGTAGATCAGCACAATAGTTTTTGCTGTACTGATACATGATAAATCATTGATTTATCCAATGCAGCTTCCCGGTACATCCTTTATCTCTGGTAACGGAATGTAACATGAGCACTGTTGGCATAAAAAACATTCTCTAAGATCCCAAAAATACTTGCCCCATTGCCATATGTCAAAGGTTGTAATCTGATATCCCATGCAGCTTCCCGGTACATCCTTTATCTCTGGTAACGAAATGTTACATGAGCACTGCGTTGGCATAAAAAACCCTCTCTTAGATCATAAAAAATACTCGCTAAGATCGTGGAATCAGATTGCCCCATCGCTCGTATGTCAAAGGTTGTAATCTGATATATGGACAGACGCTGGACTGATTGATTGGTTGAAAAAAGCAGGAATTTAATCTGAGATACGGGAATGTCTTGCTCTTTTCTTGGCGACATGTATGCAATCAATCACCTTCCTACTTTAACCCCTCGATGGCTGGGACTTGTGCGAAAAGACAAAATGAAGATGTAAGTGAACCGTGAAATTATTGTAAGCGTTTTGTTTTAGCGATTTTGCAAATGCACCATCATACACGACTTAAAAATTGCAAACATTTTAACTCTTATGCattaaccatgaaattttggcagCCCATGTGAGTTTTTCGCCAAGTGAAAATGAGCTAAATTTTGGCAACACAATAATTTCACTGCTTACAGTAATGGAAACTTCAAAGCCGTGTAAATAAAAAAGGTTTAAAAATTAGCACTCTGGCTTGGCCAAGAGTGTCTCTTATATGACACTGTATCTGATAAATGAGGGGTGCACATTCAGCAAAATGGAGTTATTGATTATCATCTCGATCGTTAGACTCACCAGTGTCGCCCTTCTCTCTCTACTTTCCGCGTATATTATGCTCGACCTACGCGTGACATACACACATCCTACGCGCTGGGTAGCATGTCAATGACGCACCACTGATGCGGATTTAGGGaagacaattgtgatttggactgtagctcCTCAATCACTATAAAAATCTAATCCAGCATCATCATTATTGAAACTCTTCCAGGAGTGGATGTGTTCAGCATGTTCAACAGATTAATATCTTTGGAAAAATATTTAATCTCTTTTACTGAGTTGTGGTTGTGACGGAATtgtaaaattattttatttgtagATGTTGAGCCTTCATTCAGTGTCTACAAGGTAAAGTAATCTCGGCTCTAATTTCATGCAGTAATGGAGCTCTCATCTCTTTCTTCCAGCAAAGATATCTCCTTTGAATTAAAATCAGTATACTGAATACCTCTATATTAATTTTAGTCCAGTTATTTCAGCAAAGACTTACTCATTAACCCACAAAAAAATTTTTGACCCATCTTTGGAAATGCTCTGATTGTGCTTTATCTTCTCTTTGCAGCAAAGACCAGTCAAGCAGTCGTTCTGTGGCTCACTGCGCCGTGACACCCACTGGAAGTGCCTCATCCTGACCTGCCTCATCTACGGATGCCTAGCAGCTATCTCATGGTGCAGATTATCACGCATCACTAAAGTCATTAAAGACTTCTACGACGAATCCGTAATTCAAACAAGCCAGTCCGGGCCGTGTGATGAAGGATACGTCTACATTCCAGTTGCGTTTGTGGTGATGCTGTACTTGGTGTATTTGGTCGAGTGTTGGCATTGCCACACCCGCATTGAACTCCAGTACAAAATAGATGTGACTTCTGTGCATGAGTTGGTGCAGTACATGAGGGAAGCTATCCCGATCATATGGTGGAAGGCAATATGTTATCATTATGTGCGACGGACTAGACAGGTCACCAGATACCGTAACGGTGACGCATTTACGACTACTCAGGTATATTATGAACGCGTTAACTCGCACACGGCTGGATGTGCACTCAATTTCAGCCGGTGTGGTTATAAAGATATCTCAAAAATACTCCGCGGTTTAGAGGAATATCCTGCAACGAAAATCAAATTCACGAAAGGATTTTCGTTTGCTACTGTTGAGGCTGAGAGCGAGTTTGAAGACCAGCGGTCGCAATTCTTTCAGGAACACGAACGACGGGATGACTATATGGAAACGCGTGAAGGAATGGATTTACTGAATGTGAACTTCAAGGAATATTTAATTGCCTTCGCTGACCCTGATAATCTTCCTTGGTATGTTTCTCATGCAATATTCTGGGTTGCTTCTATTCTTCTGCTGTCTTGGCCGTTACGGGTTCTGATTGAATATAAAACTGCATATCTCCATTATCATGTTCATAAACTCTTCGGTACCAACTACTTGGATCCTGCCTACATTCCTGGTCAAATGTCCCGAGTTAGTACAATGTGTAGCACAGACTTTGAATTGAATGTAAGAAATAACTACTCAATTGTTCCAAGTTATTCTGAAGCTTTGCTCATGGATTGTGCCCACCCTGATCGAATAGAGGACTCTAATGGTAATTTAGTGGGGACAGCTAATGGTCACCTAATAGCCAACAGTCAAATGACCAACGGTGTCTCGGGACAAAATGGCTACATCAGTAATGGTCACGTTCAAAATGGTTTAATTCAGGGTGGACGTGTGGCTCTGTTCATACAAAACGGAGCAGTGACTTATAGCTCCAGAGGAGATCAAATCGATATCCAAGGTGATACTATtcagaaaaggaagaaaaaacatCGTAGAAAGGGCCGTCGGAGAAATCGTAGTCGTGACCGCGAGAGCAGTGATAGTTCTCATCGATATGGTCCGAATCAACAGTCTTCTGCAACAAGTCCCGAAACGCCTGAAGATCAGATTTTGCAGTGCCACATCATACCCTCTGGGTCCTCTCATGGAAGTATTAGGATCATAACAAGCGAGTCTATGGCAGTTGCTTCATCATCAAGCACAACGTTAGACAGGACTATTGTACCCAGTGGAAGTACAGACATTACCCACCCTCCAGGGGAAGCAGCTATCCTTCCTGTTGGAGAATTACCCACCCCCGATAGTTTACAATCTGAGGACAACATACAAACACCAGATAGTATTGCATCCATAGAAAGTGTTCAAGTACCTAAAAGTGTTGCATCCTTGGATGTTCACACCTCTTGTTCATGTAGTGGTCAGACACCGGACAGTATTCAATCAGGAAATGTGGAAACACCGACCAGTATTCAAGCGCCTGATGGCATGGAGATGGAGAGGACCTGTGATAGCCCCGCCAGTACCAGTAGTGCATATGTCCCTCCCCCAATCTCTGCCGGGGAACCCCCACCTCCTTATGAAGCCGCTTTATCAATGGAACGTCCACCTGGCTCCCCAGCCAGGAGCTCAACAATGGGATCTCCTGCTCGTAGGTCCCCATCCATGGGGTCTCCTGTACACCGGTCCCCCTCTGTGGGTTCTCCTGTACGTCGGTCACCATCCATGGGCTCCCCAGCAAGACGCTCTCCATCCATGAGTTCTCCCTCCAGGTCTGTCAGTATGGGATCTCCTGCTAGGGGGTCCCCTGCATTCGGCTCGCCATCAAGATCAGCAAGAGGTTCCCAGTCGAGCAGGAGTTCACCTGGTCTGGCATCAAGCAGGGGTTCCCCTGTTAGGAGACCGTCTCTTAAATTCAGTAGTCAATTATATTGCATGGAGACATCTTTATGAAACCCACCAAAGATAAAACAATTTTTAATCCAAGAGTTATTATTACATGAACTGGCAAGAATAAGTAGCAACATTTTCTAAAGACACAACAGTGATAAACAAATTAATTGTAAACTAAAATATGGTTTCATGATTTGCATTATGCTGATTCATGTTCAGCTTGTTTCAGGTTGTTCGGTTTGAACCACTGAAAGACAAATTGCATATCCCATTCCCTTAACACTCAGCAGATCGTCACCGAGGTGAAATTCAGCAAAAGCTGGCATGTGCCAAACATATCAAAGCTGCCAAAAGCTTAATGAATGGGAATCGCCACATGATGTCACCCACTCGTTAAAAAAACTGCCAAATTatcatgtttgtttatttacCAAAGAATTTAGATTCGTGGAAAAAATATGGGAAAAATATTTTGGTGAGAAGAAgcaaaagaaattttgtaatatgccaaaataaaaattgtgaaaattgcaCTTTTTCAGAAATTATGAGACGCGAAAATTTTGCAGCTTCTTTAATAGTACCTATATCATTTTAGCATGTttagtttattttgatattctgtcAACCCGACTAATATGACTCTCTTTCTGTGAGGGGGGGTTGCTGGGTTGAGCTACatatataggcaggagctggggTTCCGATTAGTGATCTAAACCAACCTGACCATTAAATGCACAGTAAGCAAGGCAGGAAAACTAAGCCTTGATCTGGTTACAGACAAGTTCGCACAAGTGAGAATAGTGCTCATTTAGGTTCTACTTTGAGATGGCAGACACCTATTGGTCACTTTGTGAACCTTATTTCCTTCCAACTGGCTCCTGCTGACAGTTTCCCTTTAACACTTTTAGCGCCATccaacgtagatctacgtcaccTTTTCAGCCCCCAAAAAACCTCCAGCGGCAGCCAGGGCGTTGAAGGAACTGACTCATTCAGCGCATAAAAACCAGTTGTAAAGGGATTCTAACTTAGGGATTTATTAGGGGGTCCGGGAGTGCTGAAAAGGGGGTCTTTTTGGTCACTTCTTCTCACTTTGAACCAGAAAAATAAAATACAGCGAGCTGGCACAGTAGTCTTTTCCCTGTTGATTCAGCAAGCTCTGGTCTTGAGGAAGCGATTGCAAAAACCTTATTGATCTATCTGTGATATATTTTTTCCTTGAGGTCTGAAAAGGGGTATTTGGGGGTGAAActtgggcgctgaaagtgttaatataGAAAGGATAATTGAATACTGAGGCAGTGAGAATTATTGACTCAAACCACTTTGCCTCTCTAGTATCATTCATTGAAAGACGAAAGTTGCATGCCGCTTTGATTGATAGTTGTTGGATGTGTTAATTGAATTTGATTAATTGTGGTATCAGACTTGTGATTGATGTAATTATGACATGCCAGGCTCCAGTTAATCCGCTAGTTCTGCTGCAAGACGAGATTGCCTTGATTTGATGGGAGCATCGGGTGCCAGTCTCATTgtaagtcatcatcatcatcagcagcagcagcgcCGACATCCTTTTCGATCTCAGTCAGAAAGATATTATCGTAAGTGGAAAAAAGAGTAATATACGAATTCAAATCAATGAAAGGAAAGGTTCAACATGTGATAGGGTCCACCCTTAcgaaaaaaatctcagattcaGCATGGTAAATTCAGCGTTCACCATGCTGAAATCAGAGtataccatgctcaccatggtgaaatatttcactgtcccaattcatcatggtgaagtgctgtcagtttgccatggtgaattgtggatattaccatggtgaaaatgaggCAAATTTTTCCTAAGGGCAGGTGACACTACTGATATTACTCATAGATGAAACTGTCTGAACTATACAGTTTTAAGGTCTTCATATTAAAAACTTGGAAGTcatgccaaaataaaaaaatttgtgTATTAGGCAAGAATGTAAAAACAGACTCATCCATCATGTTGAAAAACCAGTCTTAAAATTTTTATGGACGATGAAGGGGATTCAGGTTATCAGAACGAAATATGATTACCTGCTAAGAGTATTGTCAATTTCACAGGTCAAAGAAAACTTATCACTGgaaaatcaaaatgtcaagtcgTTAAATCGACAGCCATTCCTCTATAAACTTGACCAAGATTTTTGGTAAGTGGACCGTTAATGGACAATTAAATGCATCCGAGGGCACTCCTGGATGCGCCCAGTAAATAACCCGAACAATTTGCCTACTGAAGCCttattggtattttgatgtATTGGGTCCTCAAGGAAAGGCCTACTGCGTTCCTGCAATGATGTAATTCAGCTTTCCCCAGGTTTAGAGAGTGCTCAATGAAGGAAAGCGTTAACTTAAACTACTTAGAGATGAACCAAAGATTCAATTTATCCTCTGTCTGGCGGGGACTGAAAATTCTTTAGAAATTGATTGTCTGTTGATTACGGTCCCGGACGCCGAGACTCGTTCAGTACACATGAGATTGGCATCTCCTTCATGATGTGAAGGTTCCATATCATCCGGGGAGATAATGccttcattttgaaattgattttaaaatgagATTGATCGAATTTATACGTTGATATGCCAAAGATTTTTGTGTCGTGTTTTGAAACCAGGGATGTGTGTTATCATCATGAATCTTGGAGATGAGTTGAAGTTAGATTTTAGGCCAGTAACAAGTGTTTTTTTGAAACCAGGGATGTCTTAGAAAAGGGCAATTTGTCAGAGGCGTCAGATTTCAGAGTTCATGTTGAT
Above is a window of Lineus longissimus chromosome 3, tnLinLong1.2, whole genome shotgun sequence DNA encoding:
- the LOC135484041 gene encoding uncharacterized protein LOC135484041 isoform X2, yielding MRLDQELGIEEQRPVKQSFCGSLRRDTHWKCLILTCLIYGCLAAISWCRLSRITKVIKDFYDESVIQTSQSGPCDEGYVYIPVAFVVMLYLVYLVECWHCHTRIELQYKIDVTSVHELVQYMREAIPIIWWKAICYHYVRRTRQVTRYRNGDAFTTTQVYYERVNSHTAGCALNFSRCGYKDISKILRGLEEYPATKIKFTKGFSFATVEAESEFEDQRSQFFQEHERRDDYMETREGMDLLNVNFKEYLIAFADPDNLPWYVSHAIFWVASILLLSWPLRVLIEYKTAYLHYHVHKLFGTNYLDPAYIPGQMSRVSTMCSTDFELNVRNNYSIVPSYSEALLMDCAHPDRIEDSNGNLVGTANGHLIANSQMTNGVSGQNGYISNGHVQNGLIQGGRVALFIQNGAVTYSSRGDQIDIQGDTIQKRKKKHRRKGRRRNRSRDRESSDSSHRYGPNQQSSATSPETPEDQILQCHIIPSGSSHGSIRIITSESMAVASSSSTTLDRTIVPSGSTDITHPPGEAAILPVGELPTPDSLQSEDNIQTPDSIASIESVQVPKSVASLDVHTSCSCSGQTPDSIQSGNVETPTSIQAPDGMEMERTCDSPASTSSAYVPPPISAGEPPPPYEAALSMERPPGSPARSSTMGSPARRSPSMGSPVHRSPSVGSPVRRSPSMGSPARRSPSMSSPSRSVSMGSPARGSPAFGSPSRSARGSQSSRSSPGLASSRGSPVRRPSLKFSSQLYCMETSL
- the LOC135484041 gene encoding uncharacterized protein LOC135484041 isoform X1, which codes for MSTAQQRMPVPRPPCCEHCGCSHGSVTQRPVKQSFCGSLRRDTHWKCLILTCLIYGCLAAISWCRLSRITKVIKDFYDESVIQTSQSGPCDEGYVYIPVAFVVMLYLVYLVECWHCHTRIELQYKIDVTSVHELVQYMREAIPIIWWKAICYHYVRRTRQVTRYRNGDAFTTTQVYYERVNSHTAGCALNFSRCGYKDISKILRGLEEYPATKIKFTKGFSFATVEAESEFEDQRSQFFQEHERRDDYMETREGMDLLNVNFKEYLIAFADPDNLPWYVSHAIFWVASILLLSWPLRVLIEYKTAYLHYHVHKLFGTNYLDPAYIPGQMSRVSTMCSTDFELNVRNNYSIVPSYSEALLMDCAHPDRIEDSNGNLVGTANGHLIANSQMTNGVSGQNGYISNGHVQNGLIQGGRVALFIQNGAVTYSSRGDQIDIQGDTIQKRKKKHRRKGRRRNRSRDRESSDSSHRYGPNQQSSATSPETPEDQILQCHIIPSGSSHGSIRIITSESMAVASSSSTTLDRTIVPSGSTDITHPPGEAAILPVGELPTPDSLQSEDNIQTPDSIASIESVQVPKSVASLDVHTSCSCSGQTPDSIQSGNVETPTSIQAPDGMEMERTCDSPASTSSAYVPPPISAGEPPPPYEAALSMERPPGSPARSSTMGSPARRSPSMGSPVHRSPSVGSPVRRSPSMGSPARRSPSMSSPSRSVSMGSPARGSPAFGSPSRSARGSQSSRSSPGLASSRGSPVRRPSLKFSSQLYCMETSL